In the Octopus bimaculoides isolate UCB-OBI-ISO-001 chromosome 7, ASM119413v2, whole genome shotgun sequence genome, CACTGAGGAGTACTGCTgactatgaatgtatatgtgttttttttttttttaaatttaatctgtGGTACAGAAATACAAAAGTACTCCCTACAACCTTGTATTAGTAGTCTATCTGATCACCATCatctttttatatccatttttttcttttgtatgcttCCATTGGTTGGATGGTCTTTTCTGGCAGTCTCTCAAGTGTTTAAGAGATTCTGCTCCCTGAGGTTAGCCTTCACCAATTCTTTCCATGCCTTTTATAGTCATTCCTTTCACTTGGACCTTTTGATATTTCTTTGCCATCTCCCATATCACATGTAtatcagtcttctctcttgcacattacatgtGAGTCATGTTGTTGGGTTGTATAGTATGATAATTATTGTGTCTGGTAATATACTCTGTGTTGTTCTCTAGTATGACCGGAGGTATTGTTGGGTGTTGTAAATTTAAGGATCAGGTGTAAGTGAGTGGTGGTAGTCAGTTGGTGTATTGGGTTTATATGTATGGAGCTGGGGGTTATGTTGAGTTAATTTGTTAGGATGGGGGTTAGCCTGTTGTAGATTTCGgagttttttgttgttaaaatgttgacaacacaaatttctttataatcgtaatctgtaCTGTTTAAAAGGTGTTTccataaaatttcatcaaaagatatccattttcctgaaagttatgaatggaaaaaaaatggatCATGTAAATTTTCCGAAATCTTCTCCCCCACTCcttcggaaaacattttccccagaaatttctttataatcgtaatttgTGCCATTTGAacagtatttctataaaatttcagcaatatatatccattttcctgaaagttatgagagaaaaattggatcttgtgaattttctgagaGTACCCCCACCGCCCGTTCGTTTGTGCAAATTTTTGCTTTCGTATTCGTTTTTTACGCATGTTTACATCAAGTAGGCTGGGTTTTTTTTCCTGGCGGGGGCTTAAAGCGTattgtaaaaattttttttcacaaaGTAAAAGATGCAGTAAATATCTTCACCNNNNNNNNNNNNNNNNNNNNNNNNNNNNNNNNNNNNNNNNNNNNNNNNNNNNNNNNNNNNNNNNNNNNNNNNNNNNNNNNNNNNNNNNNNNNNNNNNNNNNNNNNNNNNNNNNNNNNNNNNNNNNNNNNNNNNNNNNNNNNNNNNNNNNNNNNNNNNNNNNNNNNNNNNNNNNNNNNNNNNNNNNNNNNNNNNNNCAATTCcccccgaatttttttttttgcgaaatacgtagaaaaatacgaagattaggattctgaaaaaaattgtttgtaaaatttgGCATAGCAATGTCATGGGTCAAATGGAGCGAGTGAGtgatttcatatgtgtgtgtgtgtgtgtatagtagaagTAAGGACCCAAACCCTTCAAAAGGATGTTTAGCATCTAAGTTCCTGAGGAAAAGcctaatttgtgatttcaaaagtATTATATTTTCCTCAAGGTTACGAGAGAAAAACTCGGATGCCATGCATTAAGCATCAACTGAGCAGTGTTATGATTTTCTGGAGACAGAAAAACTTTATATATCTTGTACTCTATAgcttatactgtttttttttgttttttttttaatttcagaatcAAACAACATCAACGTAAAAGAATCATTTACTTCATCAAAGGTGTATATCTTTTAAAGGCTGAATAGTAATGTTTTACAGAACAGATGTAACTCCTGCCTTTTCTTTGGCAGACTTACTGTCAAACATTTCCTCATGACATTTGCTACTAGCAAAATGTGTCCACTTCACTTTTCGGAACAAGATGATTTTGCATTCTAATTAAACTTGGACAAATATAACAAAGATGTTTGCAGTATATtgaaataccaacaacaataagttGATGGAAATATAGCAGTAGAGATATTTGTTtggaataaattataaaataaaaaggaaaatatacatatattgtgtttagaGAAGAAAAATGATGGGAAATGATTTATGCAAGAACCAACTTAAATGTGAAAAACAGTTGAAAAGGGTTGATTTTCCTGATGAGATGCTGAAAGAGATAGGAAAATCatcataccactgtgatatctgtcaaaagtcattctctcaaaaaagtaatctaactactcacaaacgtattcatacaggggaaaaaccatactgctgtgatatttgtggtaaatcattctgtcaGAGATATAGCTTAACTAgtcacagacatattcatactggagagaaactgcatcaatgtgatatctgtggtagatcattTGCTGAAGGAAGtgtcttaactaaacacaaacgcattcatacaggagaaaaaccatacaactgtaatatctgtggtaaatcattctctgcaagaagtagcttaactactcacaaaaatatccacacaggagagaagccatatcactgtgatctgtgtagtaaatcattctctgctagaagtagctTAATTaatcacaaatacattcatacaggagagaagccacattgctgtgatatctgtggtaaatcattctctcgaaatggtgacttaattatacacaaacgcattcatacaggagagaagccatatcagtgtgatatctgtggtaaatctttctctgaagGCAGTGTCTTAACTAAACacagacgcattcatacaggtgagaaaccttatcattgtgatatctgtggtaaatcattctcgcaGACAGGCCACTTAACAACTCACATACTTATTCATACAatagagaagccatatcattgtagtatctgcaataaatcattctctgaaatgCGCAAATTAATTACTCATGAgcgaattcatacaggagagaagccatatcactgtgatatttgtggtaa is a window encoding:
- the LOC128248345 gene encoding zinc finger protein 239-like, with the protein product MMGNDLCKNQLKCEKQLKRVDFPDEMLKEIGKSSYHCDICQKSFSQKSNLTTHKRIHTGEKPYCCDICGKSFCQRYSLTSHRHIHTGEKLHQCDICGRSFAEGSVLTKHKRIHTGEKPYNCNICGKSFSARSSLTTHKNIHTGEKPYHCDLCSKSFSARSSLINHKYIHTGEKPHCCDICGKSFSRNGDLIIHKRIHTGEKPYQCDICGKSFSEGSVLTKHRRIHTGEKPYHCDICGKSFSQTGHLTTHILIHTIEKPYHCSICNKSFSEMRKLITHERIHTGEKPYHCDICGKSFSEGTVLNKHKRIHTGEKPYHCNTCGKSFSQTGHLKTHKHIHT